The following are from one region of the Simiduia agarivorans SA1 = DSM 21679 genome:
- the gpmI gene encoding 2,3-bisphosphoglycerate-independent phosphoglycerate mutase: MSANKPLVLIVLDGFGYSENSAHNAIMAANTPTWDKLWANNPKTLIGTSGMAVGLPEGQMGNSEVGHMTLGAGRVVYQNFTRINKAISDGDFFQNPVYCEAIDKAVAADKAVHILGLLSPGGVHSHDDHILAMIDMAAQRGAKAIYLHAFLDGRDTPPRSAEAPLARAQAKFDQLGTGRIASICGRFFALDRDNRWDRVQAAYDLMVLGAADYDADNAIDGLNAAYARDENDEFVKPTVICGEGEEVATINDGDAVLFMNFRPDRARQITRAFVEPSFDGFTRELVPQLGAFVQTTEYAADIPAPVAFPPESMANSFGDYVAAQGKTQLRIAETEKYAHVTFFFSGGQEALYPNEERILVPSPKVATYDLAPEMSAGEVTDKLIEAIESGKFDTIICNYANCDQVGHSGVFDAAVKAVECVDGALARVLAALEKVGGEALITADHGNVEEMFDEATGQVSTQHTTLPVPFVYAGPRRAALSNGGSLADVAPTMLTLMGLPQPAEMTGKSLITIQE; the protein is encoded by the coding sequence ATGTCCGCCAACAAGCCGCTGGTATTAATTGTTCTCGATGGCTTCGGTTATTCCGAAAATAGCGCCCACAACGCCATTATGGCCGCCAATACCCCCACCTGGGATAAGCTCTGGGCCAATAACCCCAAGACCCTGATCGGCACCTCCGGCATGGCCGTGGGCCTGCCCGAAGGCCAGATGGGCAACTCGGAAGTGGGCCACATGACCCTGGGCGCCGGCCGGGTGGTGTACCAGAACTTTACCCGCATCAATAAGGCCATCAGCGACGGCGACTTTTTCCAGAATCCGGTCTATTGCGAGGCCATCGACAAGGCCGTGGCCGCCGACAAAGCGGTTCACATCCTGGGCTTACTGTCGCCCGGCGGCGTGCACAGCCACGACGACCACATTCTCGCCATGATAGACATGGCCGCCCAGCGGGGCGCCAAAGCCATTTATCTGCACGCATTCCTGGACGGCCGCGACACGCCGCCGCGCAGCGCCGAAGCGCCGCTGGCCCGCGCCCAGGCAAAATTTGACCAGCTGGGCACCGGCCGCATTGCCAGTATCTGCGGTCGCTTTTTCGCACTCGACCGCGACAACCGCTGGGACAGAGTCCAGGCTGCCTACGACCTGATGGTGCTGGGTGCCGCCGATTACGATGCCGATAACGCCATCGACGGCCTCAACGCCGCCTACGCGCGGGATGAAAATGATGAGTTCGTGAAGCCTACCGTGATCTGCGGTGAAGGCGAGGAAGTCGCCACCATCAACGATGGCGATGCTGTGCTGTTCATGAACTTCCGCCCCGACCGCGCACGTCAGATTACCCGCGCGTTTGTGGAGCCCAGCTTCGATGGTTTTACCCGCGAGCTGGTGCCTCAACTGGGCGCCTTCGTGCAAACCACCGAATACGCTGCAGACATTCCGGCACCCGTAGCCTTCCCGCCCGAGTCCATGGCCAATTCCTTCGGCGACTATGTGGCCGCCCAGGGTAAAACCCAGCTGCGCATCGCCGAAACGGAAAAATACGCGCACGTGACATTTTTCTTCTCCGGCGGCCAGGAAGCCCTCTACCCCAACGAAGAGCGCATTCTTGTGCCATCGCCGAAAGTCGCCACCTACGATCTGGCCCCGGAAATGAGCGCCGGTGAAGTGACTGACAAGCTGATTGAAGCGATCGAATCCGGCAAATTCGACACCATCATCTGCAACTACGCCAACTGCGATCAGGTGGGCCACTCGGGCGTGTTTGACGCCGCCGTCAAAGCGGTCGAGTGTGTGGACGGTGCACTGGCCCGCGTGTTGGCGGCACTGGAAAAAGTCGGCGGCGAAGCGCTGATCACCGCCGACCACGGCAATGTGGAAGAGATGTTCGACGAGGCTACCGGCCAGGTCAGCACCCAACACACCACCCTGCCGGTGCCTTTTGTTTACGCAGGACCACGCCGCGCAGCACTGAGCAACGGCGGCTCACTGGCCGACGTGGCGCCCACCATGCTGACCCTGATGGGCCTGCCCCAACCGGCAGAAATGACCGGTAAGAGCCTGATCACGATTCAGGAATAA
- the secB gene encoding protein-export chaperone SecB yields the protein MTEEIQPTGAGVEIPTEPNQQFALQRVYLKDLSFEAPMGVKAFMKDWKPSVNQELNTKTSRVDGDNYEVVLTITVTVSLGEETAFLAEIQQAGLFHIAGLPEQALPQILNTACPQILFPYARETIDSVVVKGSFPALMLPPINFDALFAQAVAQAKATAPEGEAATEQ from the coding sequence ATGACAGAAGAAATCCAACCCACAGGCGCAGGCGTCGAGATTCCCACCGAGCCAAATCAGCAATTTGCGTTGCAGCGCGTATACCTCAAGGACTTGTCGTTTGAAGCACCCATGGGTGTGAAGGCTTTCATGAAAGACTGGAAGCCCTCGGTTAACCAGGAGCTGAACACCAAAACCTCGCGGGTTGATGGCGATAACTATGAAGTGGTGCTGACCATCACCGTGACCGTATCACTGGGTGAAGAAACGGCGTTCCTGGCGGAAATCCAACAGGCCGGTTTGTTCCACATTGCGGGTCTGCCCGAACAGGCACTGCCGCAAATCCTGAACACCGCGTGCCCGCAAATCCTGTTTCCCTACGCGCGCGAGACCATCGACTCCGTGGTTGTCAAAGGCAGTTTCCCTGCATTGATGCTGCCCCCGATTAATTTTGATGCCCTGTTCGCGCAGGCCGTTGCACAAGCCAAGGCAACTGCGCCGGAAGGTGAAGCGGCAACAGAACAGTAA
- the hisA gene encoding 1-(5-phosphoribosyl)-5-[(5-phosphoribosylamino)methylideneamino]imidazole-4-carboxamide isomerase — MLIIPAIDLKDGQCVRLRQGLMDDSTVFSDDPVAMAAQWVEQGCRRLHLVDLNGAFEGKPVNGEVVTAIARAYPDLPIQIGGGIRSPEIIEAYLKAGVQYVIIGTKAVKEPQFVTDMCKQFPGHIIVGLDAKDGLVATDGWAEVSNVKATDLAVRFEADGVESIVYTDIARDGMMQGVNVEQTLAMARASSIPVIASGGITNMDDIRALKAVSDQGICGAITGRAIYEGTLNMAEAQTYCDN; from the coding sequence ATGTTGATTATCCCCGCCATCGACTTAAAAGACGGCCAGTGCGTGCGCCTGCGCCAGGGCCTGATGGATGATTCCACCGTATTTTCCGACGACCCGGTTGCCATGGCGGCCCAATGGGTCGAACAAGGTTGCCGGCGTTTGCATTTGGTCGACCTGAACGGTGCGTTTGAGGGCAAGCCGGTGAACGGCGAGGTGGTGACAGCTATCGCGCGCGCCTACCCCGATCTGCCGATCCAGATTGGCGGCGGTATCCGCTCGCCGGAAATCATCGAGGCTTACCTGAAGGCGGGCGTGCAATACGTGATTATCGGTACCAAGGCGGTGAAAGAGCCACAGTTCGTGACCGACATGTGCAAGCAGTTCCCCGGCCACATCATTGTCGGCCTGGATGCCAAAGACGGCCTGGTGGCCACCGATGGATGGGCTGAGGTGAGCAATGTGAAAGCCACCGACCTGGCCGTGCGGTTTGAAGCCGATGGCGTTGAATCCATTGTCTACACCGACATCGCCCGCGACGGCATGATGCAGGGTGTGAACGTGGAGCAAACCCTGGCCATGGCACGCGCTTCCAGTATCCCGGTCATTGCCTCAGGTGGCATCACCAACATGGACGACATCCGCGCGCTGAAAGCGGTGTCCGATCAGGGTATCTGCGGCGCCATTACTGGCCGTGCCATTTATGAAGGCACGTTGAATATGGCTGAAGCCCAAACTTACTGCGACAACTGA
- a CDS encoding rhodanese-like domain-containing protein — MELIVFLTEQWMLVSLFLVLAYTYMWREKSKAGATLSVHQLTAVVNQGNAQLVDLRDSAEFQAGHIVDAINIPHNKLEKQLSELERHRAKTLVLVDKLGQHTGAAGRLLRDKEFNVVRLNGGMAEWTGQNLPVVKGKG; from the coding sequence GTGGAACTGATTGTATTTTTGACTGAACAGTGGATGCTGGTGTCCCTGTTCCTGGTGCTGGCCTACACCTACATGTGGCGCGAAAAATCCAAGGCCGGTGCAACCTTGTCGGTGCACCAGCTGACCGCCGTGGTCAACCAGGGCAATGCCCAGTTGGTAGACCTGCGCGACAGCGCGGAATTCCAGGCCGGCCATATCGTGGACGCGATCAATATTCCGCACAATAAACTGGAAAAGCAGCTGTCGGAGCTGGAGCGTCACCGCGCCAAAACCCTGGTGTTGGTGGACAAGCTGGGCCAGCACACCGGTGCCGCCGGTCGTTTGCTGCGGGACAAAGAATTCAACGTGGTGCGCCTGAACGGCGGCATGGCGGAATGGACCGGGCAAAACCTGCCGGTGGTCAAGGGCAAGGGCTGA
- the grxC gene encoding glutaredoxin 3: MAQPVTVYSTSICPYCVRAKQLLTQKGIAFEEINLDKHPEQRMDVMKRSGRRTVPQIWVGETHVGGFDDLWALDRAGKLDPLVAGEA, encoded by the coding sequence ATGGCACAGCCAGTTACCGTCTACAGCACCAGCATTTGCCCCTACTGCGTCCGGGCCAAGCAGTTGCTTACCCAGAAGGGTATCGCATTCGAAGAGATCAACCTGGACAAGCACCCGGAGCAGCGAATGGACGTGATGAAGCGTTCTGGTCGTCGCACTGTACCTCAGATCTGGGTGGGGGAAACCCACGTGGGGGGCTTTGATGACCTTTGGGCCCTGGACCGGGCCGGCAAGCTGGACCCATTGGTGGCCGGCGAGGCTTGA
- a CDS encoding DUF6316 family protein, producing the protein MSLQRIGEQGNIPNRNERFFKKDDYWYYNTREGVAIGPFDSLGEARTGASEFIDFIMGAGAPMVETLTRYGRHAA; encoded by the coding sequence ATGAGCTTGCAGAGAATTGGCGAACAGGGAAACATTCCCAACCGTAACGAGCGTTTTTTCAAAAAGGACGACTATTGGTATTACAACACCCGCGAAGGTGTGGCCATTGGTCCTTTTGACAGCTTGGGCGAAGCCCGCACCGGCGCTTCCGAGTTTATCGATTTCATCATGGGTGCCGGCGCACCGATGGTAGAGACGCTGACTCGCTACGGCCGTCACGCCGCCTAA
- a CDS encoding murein hydrolase activator EnvC family protein, which yields MVTAYKAGSPNQLQLLLRQQDPQHLSRMAVYQSHLVSARQDAIEHYQSTLDELAQIEPELIRQTQKLAESQARLSQRHASLKATRAERDRTLKKLNAAINAKDEKLRKNQADRANLEKLLAEVVRQLSDTALGLAGDSFKSRKGKMGWPTKGQMGARFGANRAGELRWQGVKILAPEGREVKAIHAGRVVFADYLRGQGMLMVIDHGDNYLSLYAHNQVLYQETGDWVTAGELIGRAGTSGGQAEAGIYFEIRHAGKPVDPAHWCRG from the coding sequence TTGGTCACCGCCTACAAAGCCGGCAGCCCAAACCAGCTGCAACTGTTGCTGCGCCAACAGGATCCTCAACACCTTTCACGCATGGCGGTGTACCAGAGCCATCTGGTCAGTGCACGCCAGGACGCCATTGAGCACTACCAGTCCACCCTGGACGAGCTGGCGCAGATCGAGCCCGAGTTGATCCGTCAGACGCAGAAACTGGCCGAAAGCCAGGCCAGACTCAGCCAGCGCCATGCCAGTCTCAAAGCCACCCGGGCAGAGCGCGATCGCACCCTGAAAAAACTCAATGCCGCCATCAACGCCAAGGATGAGAAGCTGCGTAAAAACCAGGCCGACCGCGCCAACCTGGAAAAACTCCTGGCCGAGGTCGTGCGCCAGCTCAGCGATACCGCGCTGGGCCTGGCAGGCGACAGCTTTAAAAGCCGTAAAGGCAAAATGGGCTGGCCCACCAAAGGCCAGATGGGCGCGCGCTTCGGCGCTAACCGGGCCGGCGAATTGCGCTGGCAGGGCGTGAAAATTCTGGCCCCCGAGGGCCGTGAAGTAAAAGCCATTCACGCCGGCCGGGTGGTGTTCGCCGATTATCTGCGCGGCCAGGGCATGCTTATGGTGATCGATCACGGCGACAATTACCTGAGCCTGTATGCCCACAACCAGGTGCTGTATCAGGAAACCGGCGATTGGGTCACTGCCGGCGAACTCATCGGCCGCGCCGGTACCAGCGGCGGCCAGGCCGAAGCCGGCATTTATTTTGAAATCCGCCACGCCGGCAAGCCGGTGGACCCGGCACACTGGTGCAGAGGTTGA
- a CDS encoding divergent polysaccharide deacetylase family protein — protein sequence MLSLAAGAEPAPADKPLLAIVIDDIGYKRQIAEDLIALPLELTFAVLPRAPHSQALAQRAWLNGREYMLHVPMATQAGNRLDAGGLYDTMDSGTIQQLVNDHLNRFPAASGINNHMGSRLTEMVLPMRAVMETLAPRRLYFLDSKTSRRSVAWQEAKRAGLETVQRDVFLDNEPSAAAIQVQLDKALNIAHEQGFALAIGHPYPDTLAVLRANQAKLNATVKLVPVSQYMRTASHFERDSYHTLDRFWALKAPWRQASTK from the coding sequence TTGCTATCCCTGGCAGCAGGCGCAGAACCAGCCCCGGCAGACAAGCCATTGCTGGCCATTGTCATCGACGATATCGGCTACAAGCGCCAGATCGCGGAAGACCTGATTGCCCTGCCACTCGAACTCACCTTTGCGGTATTACCACGCGCGCCCCACAGTCAGGCGCTGGCCCAGCGCGCCTGGCTCAACGGCCGCGAATACATGTTGCATGTCCCCATGGCAACCCAGGCCGGCAACCGGCTGGATGCTGGCGGCTTGTATGACACTATGGACAGCGGCACCATCCAGCAACTGGTCAACGACCACCTGAACCGTTTCCCGGCGGCGAGTGGCATTAACAACCACATGGGTAGCCGGTTGACCGAAATGGTGTTACCCATGCGCGCGGTCATGGAAACCCTGGCACCGCGCCGGCTGTATTTCCTCGACAGCAAAACCAGCCGTCGCAGCGTGGCCTGGCAAGAAGCCAAACGGGCCGGGCTCGAGACCGTGCAGCGGGATGTATTTCTCGACAATGAACCGTCAGCGGCTGCGATTCAGGTACAGCTTGATAAGGCGCTCAATATTGCCCATGAACAGGGCTTTGCCCTGGCAATTGGTCATCCCTACCCAGACACCCTGGCAGTCTTGCGCGCCAATCAGGCAAAGCTCAATGCCACGGTTAAACTGGTACCAGTGTCTCAATATATGAGAACTGCTTCTCATTTTGAGAGAGATTCTTATCACACTTTGGACCGATTCTGGGCGCTGAAAGCCCCGTGGCGACAGGCTTCCACGAAATGA
- a CDS encoding STAS domain-containing protein: protein MREQHTVLATADKGVLRIRVCGKLGLNLHSEFRRAYQPLLRGVERCEVDMANCSGIDSSGMALLLILRDQTKLDAEQLIISHCNEDVDRVLGYANFNKLFTIIP, encoded by the coding sequence TTGCGCGAACAACACACGGTATTAGCGACTGCTGACAAGGGCGTGCTGCGCATTCGGGTCTGTGGAAAGTTGGGATTGAACCTGCACAGCGAGTTTCGTCGGGCCTATCAGCCCCTGCTGCGGGGTGTTGAGCGCTGTGAAGTGGACATGGCCAATTGCTCGGGGATCGACAGCTCTGGCATGGCCTTACTGTTGATACTGCGCGATCAGACCAAGCTGGACGCCGAGCAATTAATCATCAGCCACTGCAACGAAGATGTGGACCGCGTGCTGGGTTATGCCAATTTCAACAAGCTTTTTACCATAATTCCCTAA
- the hisF gene encoding imidazole glycerol phosphate synthase subunit HisF: MGLAKRIIPCLDVENGRVVKGVKFLDIRDAGDPVQVARRYNEAGADEITFLDITASHEERETTVHTVESIAAEVFIPLTVGGGIRTVADIRRMLNAGADKVSINSAAVFNPDFVKAASDRFGAQCIVVAIDAKRVSAEGETPRWEIFTHGGRKPTGLDAVEWAAKMADFGAGEILLTSMDQDGVKSGYDLGVTRAISDAVAVPVIASGGVGNLQHLVDGVIEGGADAVLAASIFHFGEYTVAEAKAFMQAQGIEMRL; encoded by the coding sequence ATGGGCCTGGCCAAGCGCATTATTCCCTGTCTGGATGTGGAGAACGGTCGCGTCGTGAAAGGCGTGAAGTTTCTCGATATCCGCGATGCCGGTGACCCGGTGCAGGTGGCGCGCCGCTATAACGAAGCCGGCGCCGATGAAATTACCTTTCTCGACATCACCGCGTCGCATGAAGAGCGGGAGACCACCGTGCACACGGTGGAGTCCATTGCCGCCGAAGTGTTCATCCCGCTGACCGTGGGTGGCGGCATCCGCACCGTGGCGGATATCCGCCGCATGCTCAACGCCGGTGCCGACAAAGTGTCGATCAATTCGGCGGCAGTGTTCAATCCGGATTTTGTGAAGGCCGCGTCCGATCGCTTTGGTGCCCAGTGCATCGTGGTGGCGATCGATGCCAAGCGCGTCAGTGCCGAAGGCGAAACCCCGCGTTGGGAAATCTTCACCCACGGCGGGCGCAAGCCCACCGGGCTGGATGCGGTGGAGTGGGCGGCGAAAATGGCCGACTTCGGCGCCGGTGAAATCCTGCTCACCAGCATGGATCAGGATGGCGTGAAAAGCGGCTATGATCTGGGCGTGACCCGTGCCATCAGCGATGCGGTGGCTGTGCCAGTGATTGCCTCAGGTGGCGTGGGTAATTTACAGCACTTGGTGGATGGCGTGATTGAAGGGGGTGCCGACGCCGTGCTGGCGGCCAGTATTTTCCATTTCGGCGAATATACCGTGGCAGAAGCCAAAGCTTTTATGCAGGCCCAAGGCATAGAAATGCGCCTGTAA
- the hisB gene encoding imidazoleglycerol-phosphate dehydratase HisB produces the protein MQERTATVARDTLETQISVSLNLDGKGQGKFNTGVPFLEHMMDQIARHGMIDLDITCKGDTHIDDHHSVEDIGITIGQAIAKAVGDKKGIRRYGHAYVPLDEALSRVVIDFSGRPGLIMEVPFTQKRIGNFDTELFWEFFQGFVNHAQVTLHIDTLRGFNAHHQIETVFKAFGRALRMALEPDPRMAGQMPSTKGSL, from the coding sequence ATGCAGGAGCGCACCGCTACCGTCGCCCGTGACACTTTGGAAACCCAGATTTCCGTGTCGTTGAATCTCGATGGCAAAGGCCAAGGCAAATTCAACACCGGCGTCCCCTTCCTCGAACACATGATGGACCAGATTGCCCGCCACGGCATGATTGACCTGGACATCACTTGCAAGGGCGATACCCACATCGACGATCACCATTCAGTGGAAGATATCGGTATCACCATCGGCCAGGCCATTGCCAAGGCGGTGGGGGATAAAAAAGGTATTCGCCGCTATGGTCATGCCTATGTGCCCTTGGACGAAGCCCTGTCGCGCGTAGTGATCGACTTCTCCGGTCGCCCCGGTCTTATCATGGAAGTGCCCTTTACCCAGAAGCGCATCGGCAACTTTGACACCGAACTGTTCTGGGAGTTTTTCCAGGGTTTTGTGAATCACGCTCAGGTGACGTTGCACATCGATACCCTGCGCGGTTTTAACGCCCACCATCAGATTGAAACCGTGTTCAAGGCCTTTGGCCGTGCACTGCGCATGGCGCTGGAGCCGGACCCGCGCATGGCGGGCCAGATGCCCTCGACCAAGGGCAGTTTGTAA
- the hisH gene encoding imidazole glycerol phosphate synthase subunit HisH — MAQTIAVVDYGMGNLHSVSSALAHVAPDDQILVTADPTQVQAADRVVFPGVGAIRDCMAEIRRLGFDVLVRSEVASGKPVLGVCVGMQALMNHSEENGGVDCIGLVDGEVKFFGEPLLDAGGQRLKVPHMGWNQVAQTEHPLWAGIENMSRFYFVHSYYVQAADPTLVVGHTHYGVDCHVALARDNLFAVQFHPEKSHTAGLQLLKNFVNWRA, encoded by the coding sequence ATGGCACAGACAATTGCCGTGGTCGACTATGGCATGGGTAACCTGCACTCAGTGTCGAGCGCGCTCGCGCATGTGGCACCGGATGATCAGATATTGGTGACCGCCGACCCGACTCAGGTGCAGGCGGCCGACCGGGTGGTGTTTCCCGGCGTGGGTGCCATCCGCGATTGCATGGCCGAGATCCGCCGGCTGGGCTTTGATGTGCTGGTGCGTTCGGAAGTGGCCAGCGGCAAACCCGTCTTGGGTGTGTGCGTGGGCATGCAGGCACTGATGAACCATTCGGAAGAAAACGGCGGCGTGGATTGTATTGGTCTGGTAGACGGCGAAGTGAAATTCTTCGGCGAACCATTACTGGACGCCGGCGGTCAACGGCTGAAAGTGCCGCACATGGGCTGGAATCAGGTGGCGCAAACCGAGCATCCCCTGTGGGCAGGCATTGAAAACATGAGCCGGTTTTATTTTGTCCATTCCTATTACGTACAGGCCGCAGACCCGACGTTGGTGGTAGGGCACACCCATTACGGTGTGGATTGCCATGTGGCACTGGCGCGCGACAATTTGTTTGCCGTGCAGTTTCATCCGGAAAAAAGCCATACCGCCGGCCTGCAATTGCTGAAAAACTTTGTGAATTGGCGCGCCTGA
- a CDS encoding S41 family peptidase, which yields MKLFARPTRLTRALFVGLLAAGSTLCLATESAGEDAPKITGKDTQQELGVLPLDDLRAFTKVYDHIRQGYVESVSDRQLLEYAIKGMLSELDPHSAYLDANSFEDLQVNTTGEFGGLGIEVGMEDGWVKVIAPMDDTPAAEAGIEAGDLIIRLDDKSVKGMSLNDAVKAMRGPKGSKIIVTIVREGEDGPRDIELTRAAIKVKSVRASLLQQQYAYVRIAQFQMGTGSDMVNALNKVMKDAKKPVQGIVLDLRNNPGGVLQASVEVVDAFLDEGLIVYTEGRIDNADNRYSATEGDMTNGLPIVVLINDGSASASEIVAGALQDHRRAIILGTESFGKGSVQTVIPISEERAIKLTTALYFTPSGRSIQAQGIVPDIHVERAKLTALRPRSSVTEADLSGHLDNANGGEESKAKNRESSQQDHRELLERDNQLFEAVNLLRSHKLFGQPSPLKKPAPNQVLSANHADE from the coding sequence ATGAAATTATTTGCCCGCCCCACTCGTTTGACCCGCGCGCTGTTTGTGGGTCTGCTCGCCGCCGGCAGCACCTTGTGCCTGGCGACCGAGTCCGCCGGCGAGGATGCACCGAAGATTACCGGCAAAGACACACAGCAGGAATTGGGTGTACTGCCACTGGACGACCTGCGCGCCTTCACCAAAGTGTATGACCACATCCGGCAGGGCTACGTGGAATCGGTCAGCGACCGCCAGCTGCTGGAATACGCCATCAAAGGCATGCTGTCTGAGCTGGACCCGCACTCCGCTTATCTCGATGCCAATTCCTTTGAGGACCTGCAGGTCAATACCACCGGCGAGTTCGGTGGCCTGGGCATTGAAGTGGGCATGGAAGACGGCTGGGTCAAAGTGATTGCACCCATGGACGACACGCCGGCCGCGGAGGCCGGTATAGAAGCGGGCGACCTGATTATCCGGCTGGACGATAAATCCGTGAAAGGCATGAGCCTGAACGATGCCGTCAAAGCCATGCGCGGCCCCAAGGGCAGTAAAATTATCGTCACCATTGTGCGCGAAGGCGAGGACGGTCCGCGCGACATCGAACTGACCCGCGCGGCCATTAAAGTGAAAAGCGTGCGCGCCAGCCTGCTGCAGCAACAATACGCCTATGTTCGTATCGCCCAGTTCCAGATGGGCACCGGCAGCGACATGGTCAACGCCCTGAACAAGGTGATGAAGGACGCCAAAAAGCCGGTACAGGGCATTGTACTGGACCTGCGCAACAACCCGGGCGGCGTCCTGCAAGCATCTGTTGAAGTGGTGGATGCGTTTCTGGATGAGGGTCTGATCGTTTACACCGAAGGCCGGATCGACAATGCCGACAACCGCTACAGTGCCACCGAAGGCGACATGACCAACGGCCTGCCGATTGTGGTGCTGATCAACGACGGCTCTGCCTCGGCGTCTGAAATCGTCGCCGGCGCCCTGCAGGATCACCGTCGCGCCATTATTCTGGGCACCGAAAGCTTCGGCAAAGGTTCGGTACAGACCGTCATCCCCATCAGCGAAGAACGCGCGATCAAGCTCACTACGGCGCTGTATTTCACCCCCAGTGGGCGCTCGATTCAGGCCCAGGGCATCGTACCGGATATCCATGTTGAGCGCGCCAAGCTGACCGCCTTGCGGCCCCGCTCCTCGGTCACCGAAGCCGACCTGTCCGGCCACCTGGATAACGCCAACGGCGGCGAAGAAAGCAAAGCGAAAAACCGCGAGTCATCCCAACAGGACCACCGGGAACTGCTGGAGCGCGACAACCAGCTGTTTGAGGCGGTGAACCTGCTGCGCAGTCACAAACTGTTCGGCCAGCCCTCGCCCCTGAAAAAGCCCGCGCCGAATCAAGTACTCAGCGCCAACCACGCCGACGAGTGA